A section of the Leptospira semungkisensis genome encodes:
- a CDS encoding vitamin B12-dependent ribonucleotide reductase has protein sequence MKLNKHFTSPNTGFFKELNWVKRNSKISNPDGSVVFEAKDILVPDQWSQVAVDILAQKYFRRKGVPKYLKKVDEKGIPEWLQRSEPDQEKLTSLKQEDRFGGETSALEVFHRLAGCWTYWGYKYGYFSDEESAKIFYDEVVHMLASQMAAPNSPQWFNTGLHWAYGIDGKSQGHFYVDPTSGKLVKSASAYEHPQPHACFIQSVDDDLVNEGGIMDLWVREARLFKYGSGTGTNFSNLRAENESLSGGGKSSGLMSFLKIGDRAAGAIKSGGTTRRAAKMVCLDVDHPDIDRFVDWKVEEEKKVASLVTGSILNNRHLNAIMKACYEMEGPDRFEPTKNSALKKQIQEAKKVLIPDNYIKRVIDLAKQGYKEILFEELTTDWQSEAYNTVSGQNSNNSVRLPNEFMNAVEQDLPWHLFNRTEKEKAHKEKRSPKPSKTIRARELWDRISFAAWASADPGTQYHTTINEWHTCPEDGAINASNPCSEYMFLDNTACNLASANLQKFIDPETLVFDVEGFRYLCRLWTVILEISVTMAQFPSREIAELSYKFRTLGLGYANLGSALMIMGIPYDSKEAMSITGAITAIMHMTAYATSAEMAKELGPFSGYEKNKKHMLQVIRNHKRASYNVPSEDYEGLTIKPVGIDPAFCPSYLLKAAQEDSDKALSLGEEFGYRNAQVTVIAPTGTIGLVMDCDTTGIEPDFALVKFKKLAGGGYFKIINQSVPLALRKLGYSSSEIESIVNYCKGHATLNGAPVVNTQSLKEKGFTNEILEKVESSLPYAFDINFAFNKFNLGEDFLQKNLGIAKETYDTFAFNLLEHLGFSKDEINKANDYVCGTMTIENAPYLKEKDYPVFDCANKCGKYGKRYLSYESHIRTMAAAQPFISGAISKTINLPEDATIEDIKNAYYISWKMMVKANALYRDGSKLSQPLNSVMELLNGIELEEQEEIAEAAVSKDPSQFAEKIVYKYISHRRKLPNRRAGYTQKAVVGGHKVYLRTGEYEDGQLGEIFVDMHKEGAAFRSLMNAFAISVSLGLQHGVPLEEFVDAFTFFKFEPNGIVTGNKHIKMSTSVIDFIFRELAITYLGRYDLGQVAPEDLRGDEIGSRKSSESIQPKPASSVQEVASPAETIPQSEPETISYSQMMRTEKPSSGIALMEEIKLARIKGYTGDSCTECGSFEMVRNGSCLKCMSCGATTGCS, from the coding sequence ATGAAGCTAAATAAACATTTCACTTCACCCAATACGGGATTTTTTAAGGAATTGAATTGGGTAAAACGGAATTCTAAGATTTCGAACCCCGATGGTTCTGTCGTTTTCGAAGCTAAGGATATACTTGTTCCCGATCAGTGGTCCCAAGTTGCTGTCGATATTCTCGCTCAGAAATACTTCCGACGCAAAGGAGTGCCAAAATACTTAAAAAAAGTAGATGAAAAAGGCATTCCGGAATGGTTACAACGTTCCGAGCCCGACCAAGAGAAACTCACCTCTTTGAAACAAGAGGATCGCTTTGGCGGAGAGACTTCTGCTCTAGAAGTGTTCCATCGTTTAGCGGGATGCTGGACGTACTGGGGATACAAATACGGCTACTTCTCCGATGAGGAAAGCGCTAAGATCTTCTACGACGAAGTCGTACACATGCTCGCTTCTCAAATGGCTGCTCCTAATTCCCCGCAATGGTTCAATACAGGATTGCATTGGGCGTACGGGATCGACGGCAAATCCCAAGGCCATTTCTATGTAGATCCTACTAGTGGCAAACTAGTGAAGTCCGCTTCTGCATACGAACATCCACAACCTCATGCTTGTTTTATCCAAAGTGTGGACGACGATCTAGTGAACGAAGGCGGTATCATGGACCTTTGGGTTCGTGAGGCTCGTCTCTTTAAATATGGTTCCGGAACTGGAACGAACTTCTCTAATCTAAGAGCAGAAAACGAATCTCTTTCTGGCGGCGGAAAAAGCTCCGGTCTCATGAGTTTCTTAAAGATCGGTGACCGTGCTGCTGGCGCGATCAAATCCGGAGGAACCACTCGCCGTGCGGCCAAGATGGTTTGTTTGGATGTGGATCACCCGGATATCGATCGTTTCGTAGATTGGAAGGTAGAAGAAGAGAAGAAGGTAGCTTCTCTCGTGACCGGTTCCATTCTGAACAATCGCCATCTGAATGCGATCATGAAGGCTTGCTATGAGATGGAAGGTCCTGATCGCTTCGAGCCTACTAAAAACTCTGCTCTGAAAAAACAGATCCAAGAAGCTAAGAAGGTACTCATTCCTGATAATTATATCAAGAGAGTGATCGATCTTGCGAAACAAGGATACAAAGAGATCCTATTCGAAGAGTTAACCACCGACTGGCAATCCGAGGCATATAATACCGTTTCCGGTCAGAACAGCAATAACTCAGTTCGTCTTCCGAATGAGTTTATGAATGCTGTAGAACAAGACTTACCTTGGCATTTATTCAATAGAACGGAAAAAGAAAAGGCTCATAAAGAGAAAAGATCTCCTAAGCCTTCTAAAACGATCCGCGCTAGAGAACTTTGGGACAGGATTTCATTTGCTGCTTGGGCTTCTGCAGATCCAGGAACTCAGTATCATACTACTATCAACGAATGGCATACATGCCCTGAAGATGGAGCGATCAACGCGTCCAATCCTTGTTCAGAATACATGTTCTTGGACAATACTGCATGTAATCTTGCCTCTGCGAATCTACAGAAATTCATCGATCCGGAAACACTTGTTTTCGACGTAGAAGGTTTCCGTTATCTTTGCAGACTTTGGACTGTGATCCTTGAGATCTCTGTGACCATGGCTCAATTCCCTTCCAGAGAAATTGCGGAGCTTTCTTATAAATTCCGTACTCTTGGATTAGGATATGCAAACCTTGGTTCTGCTCTCATGATTATGGGAATTCCTTATGATTCTAAGGAAGCAATGTCCATTACCGGTGCTATCACCGCTATCATGCACATGACCGCGTATGCTACTTCTGCGGAAATGGCTAAGGAACTCGGACCTTTCTCTGGTTACGAAAAGAATAAGAAGCACATGCTTCAAGTGATCCGTAACCATAAAAGAGCTTCTTATAATGTTCCTTCTGAGGATTACGAAGGACTGACTATTAAGCCTGTTGGAATCGATCCTGCATTCTGCCCTTCTTATCTTTTGAAAGCGGCTCAAGAGGATTCAGACAAGGCTCTAAGTCTGGGAGAAGAATTCGGATACAGAAACGCTCAAGTAACTGTGATCGCTCCTACTGGAACCATAGGTCTGGTTATGGACTGTGATACTACAGGGATCGAGCCTGACTTCGCTCTTGTGAAATTCAAGAAACTTGCTGGTGGTGGATACTTCAAGATCATCAACCAATCCGTTCCATTAGCTCTTCGTAAATTAGGATATTCTTCTTCTGAAATCGAGTCTATTGTGAACTATTGTAAGGGACATGCCACTCTGAACGGGGCTCCGGTTGTCAATACCCAAAGCCTCAAAGAGAAAGGATTCACAAACGAGATCCTCGAAAAGGTAGAATCTTCCCTTCCATACGCATTCGATATCAATTTCGCATTCAACAAATTCAATTTGGGAGAAGACTTCCTCCAAAAGAATTTGGGAATCGCGAAAGAGACTTATGATACCTTCGCTTTCAATTTACTCGAGCATTTGGGCTTCTCCAAAGACGAGATCAATAAGGCGAATGATTATGTTTGCGGAACGATGACTATCGAGAACGCTCCTTATTTGAAAGAGAAAGATTATCCGGTATTCGATTGCGCGAACAAGTGCGGAAAATACGGAAAACGTTATCTTTCCTACGAGTCTCATATCCGTACTATGGCTGCGGCTCAACCTTTCATCAGTGGTGCGATCTCTAAGACGATCAACCTTCCGGAAGATGCAACCATCGAAGATATCAAAAACGCTTACTATATCTCTTGGAAGATGATGGTGAAAGCGAATGCTCTTTATCGTGACGGATCCAAACTTTCTCAACCTTTGAACTCTGTAATGGAGCTTCTAAACGGGATCGAATTGGAAGAGCAAGAGGAGATTGCAGAAGCTGCGGTTTCTAAAGATCCTTCTCAATTTGCGGAGAAGATTGTATACAAATACATCTCTCATAGACGCAAGCTCCCGAACCGACGCGCAGGTTATACTCAGAAAGCGGTTGTAGGTGGACACAAAGTTTACTTGAGAACCGGAGAATACGAAGACGGACAGCTCGGAGAGATCTTTGTGGATATGCATAAGGAAGGAGCAGCGTTTAGAAGTTTGATGAACGCATTTGCGATCTCCGTATCTCTCGGATTGCAACACGGAGTTCCTTTAGAAGAGTTCGTGGACGCATTCACTTTCTTCAAGTTTGAGCCAAATGGTATCGTGACCGGAAACAAACATATCAAAATGAGTACTTCCGTGATCGATTTCATTTTCCGAGAACTGGCAATCACCTATCTTGGAAGATACGATTTGGGTCAGGTAGCTCCTGAAGATTTGAGAGGGGACGAGATCGGCTCTAGAAAATCTTCTGAATCTATCCAACCGAAACCTGCTTCTTCTGTTCAGGAGGTAGCTTCCCCTGCGGAAACTATTCCTCAATCCGAACCGGAAACGATTTCCTATTCTCAGATGATGAGGACGGAAAAACCGAGTTCAGGAATCGCTTTGATGGAAGAGATCAAGCTTGCAAGGATCAAGGGTTATACTGGAGATTCCTGCACTGAGTGCGGGTCTTTCGAAATGGTAAGAAACGGTTCTTGCTTGAAATGTATGTCCTGCGGAGCGACCACTGGTTGCTCCTGA
- the gspN gene encoding type II secretion system protein GspN: MPREKNIEEEEIISNEEEEFLTMELEDLPPEDAEEDAPRFSLKQKLILIGSGIFSFLLFLILLFPYENIVRQVLNSSSNQPSMVFFRELSVSVLLGEVSVKSLEIMGQSFKMRANKAEIQAGLISLMRKKINGDFDISGIKVEYDGDQVGTIDALEGHLKLDSLIVPASRYSGSFSLKMPDGSRGFLPGMPELPVLGKVENFRINKIMINSKLDQGNLDFEEFLIDTSIGRLDLHGNLRLADNFANSQLNLRICFELERDFASEREDIAGMLALLEKSGGGKCLPITGLVQRPEVKIPGLNGPPSLPNGGLVP, encoded by the coding sequence ATGCCTCGCGAAAAAAATATAGAAGAGGAAGAAATCATCTCTAACGAGGAAGAAGAATTCCTAACCATGGAATTAGAAGATCTCCCTCCTGAAGATGCAGAAGAGGACGCTCCTAGATTTTCCCTAAAACAAAAACTGATTCTGATAGGATCGGGCATCTTCTCCTTTCTGTTATTTCTGATCTTATTATTTCCGTATGAGAATATAGTTCGTCAGGTACTGAATTCTTCCTCCAACCAACCAAGCATGGTCTTCTTCAGGGAATTGTCGGTCTCCGTTTTACTGGGAGAAGTTTCCGTTAAATCTCTGGAGATCATGGGCCAAAGTTTTAAAATGAGAGCGAATAAGGCCGAGATCCAAGCAGGTTTGATTTCCTTGATGCGCAAGAAGATCAATGGAGATTTTGATATCAGCGGAATCAAAGTGGAATATGACGGAGACCAAGTCGGTACAATCGACGCATTAGAAGGACATCTAAAATTAGATTCACTTATAGTTCCTGCGAGTAGATACAGCGGCTCCTTTTCCTTAAAAATGCCGGATGGAAGCAGAGGATTTCTACCTGGAATGCCGGAACTTCCGGTCTTGGGAAAGGTGGAAAATTTCAGGATCAATAAGATAATGATCAATTCCAAATTGGACCAAGGAAATCTGGATTTTGAAGAATTTCTAATAGATACTTCGATAGGACGATTGGATCTGCACGGAAATCTAAGGCTCGCAGACAATTTTGCAAACTCTCAATTGAATCTTCGCATTTGTTTCGAATTAGAAAGAGACTTTGCTTCAGAAAGAGAGGATATCGCAGGAATGCTTGCTCTCTTAGAAAAGAGTGGGGGAGGGAAATGTCTTCCTATTACCGGTCTCGTCCAAAGACCTGAAGTCAAGATCCCAGGCCTGAACGGTCCACCTTCTCTTCCGAATGGCGGCCTAGTCCCTTAA
- the pilM gene encoding pilus assembly protein PilM: MFLYEKFLAVDYGTTSVKGALFQRVAGNLTLLRSESMPISRMEEREYETNILRFLNTYFPGENALVLSLSLDKLFVREISIPLTTEKAVKEVIPFEVESRVPFPMETVEVLGSVWRIDQDKSDVITYTAHHSEFDTLASPFLESTMVFRGIFVDSVCLGSLIPKHLGKEIPFSNVAQLDIGGRRTILNVSKDGKIAHTRFLSLGGEALTEEISKALKISKDKAEALKTSIQFEPFHSPEDGLNLFAKEYKLKVADIKKAFGIAQEFFLALSEEIRRSFLSLEETERPEVIYLSGEGSKIRDLESFLGEDLGVQARRYDFLSPDPDRFATAFGMAHQLVLSKKAKIDFLETPYVKKLNKNLFDLSAFKPHMILSGVSIFLLIGVFFLGIFSDRKKLTAANKVLADKVRSGTGSSVPMDTDPLDYAKGLRDGAKRKTELYRKYLSKPTVLDVLHEISLNFPDPGMQAFLFQNITYDNGTVSIQGSVNEISEIGVIQRSLEKSQMFKKISLENNRSNYGLKTYKVSFTIKMEVASKTGESE; encoded by the coding sequence ATGTTCTTATATGAAAAATTCCTAGCGGTGGATTATGGAACTACCTCGGTTAAAGGGGCCTTATTCCAGAGAGTCGCAGGCAATCTTACACTACTGAGATCCGAAAGTATGCCGATCTCTCGGATGGAAGAAAGGGAGTATGAAACCAATATACTCCGATTCTTGAATACCTATTTTCCGGGAGAGAATGCACTCGTTCTTTCTCTTTCCTTAGATAAACTCTTTGTAAGAGAGATTTCTATTCCCTTAACTACCGAAAAGGCAGTAAAAGAAGTCATTCCATTTGAAGTAGAAAGTAGGGTTCCTTTTCCAATGGAAACCGTAGAGGTATTGGGTTCCGTATGGAGAATCGACCAGGATAAATCGGATGTGATTACGTATACTGCTCATCATTCCGAGTTCGATACATTGGCTTCTCCTTTTTTGGAATCTACAATGGTATTTCGTGGGATCTTCGTAGACTCCGTTTGCCTCGGATCTCTTATCCCGAAACATTTAGGAAAAGAGATCCCTTTTTCTAATGTGGCTCAATTGGATATTGGGGGAAGAAGAACCATTCTGAACGTAAGTAAGGATGGTAAGATAGCCCATACGCGTTTTCTTTCTCTTGGAGGAGAAGCACTTACGGAAGAAATTTCTAAGGCGTTAAAGATTTCCAAAGATAAGGCAGAAGCTCTTAAGACCAGTATACAATTCGAACCATTTCATTCCCCAGAAGACGGTCTCAACTTATTCGCGAAAGAATATAAACTGAAAGTAGCGGATATCAAAAAAGCATTTGGCATAGCCCAAGAATTCTTCTTAGCTTTAAGCGAAGAAATCAGAAGAAGCTTTCTATCTCTCGAAGAAACAGAAAGACCTGAAGTTATCTATCTTTCCGGTGAAGGAAGTAAGATACGAGATCTAGAATCTTTCTTAGGAGAAGATCTTGGAGTCCAGGCAAGAAGATACGATTTCTTATCTCCGGATCCGGATCGATTTGCCACCGCCTTTGGAATGGCTCACCAGCTTGTTCTATCAAAAAAAGCTAAAATAGATTTCTTAGAAACTCCTTATGTAAAGAAGCTAAACAAGAATTTATTCGATCTTTCCGCGTTTAAACCGCACATGATCCTTTCCGGAGTCTCCATATTTCTTCTGATTGGAGTGTTCTTCCTAGGGATTTTTTCAGACCGAAAAAAACTCACGGCTGCAAACAAGGTCTTAGCGGATAAGGTTCGCTCCGGCACAGGCTCAAGTGTTCCAATGGATACTGATCCTTTGGATTACGCGAAAGGTTTAAGGGACGGTGCAAAGCGTAAGACAGAACTCTATCGTAAGTATCTTTCCAAGCCTACGGTATTGGACGTGCTTCATGAGATTTCCTTAAACTTTCCAGATCCGGGAATGCAAGCATTCCTATTCCAAAATATCACTTATGATAACGGAACGGTTTCCATCCAAGGTTCTGTGAACGAGATCTCCGAAATAGGAGTGATCCAAAGATCCTTGGAAAAATCCCAGATGTTCAAAAAGATCAGCTTGGAAAATAACAGATCGAATTACGGCTTAAAAACGTACAAGGTATCTTTCACCATTAAGATGGAGGTGGCGTCCAAAACCGGGGAATCCGAATAA
- a CDS encoding general secretion pathway protein GspK has product MNSSKGLGMRGTRLSRRRGAVVMLLVFGVGVAAITTTLDFADRSVSEYKISQGEMSGFRALLLAKAGFQGGLGALRKIPEEQLYQSGIGLNPPPVPLGGGFIYYKLQGEDGKINLNSVYNTDTKDINLRNQEMAQRLLERLGLKRDILNPLIDWLDDDSQGNSESPYYEKLIPPRKIKNGYLYSLSELTSVKGFDPKIVYGSQKPPDYDEKNSKDFMTDEEKSLVTDADFVVANNFTAFVPFQRNYDDRINLNAAPYFVLMSLSDFMTRQAALQIMKLKIKKGGYLKETKDLETVPEFQVPSVGGLSLYKELAGEGTDVSGGRIKSKGEIYRITAVGEVGLNSNQNKNADVLAGKKVVRRITGIFDLTNNIMLYYRED; this is encoded by the coding sequence ATGAATTCATCCAAGGGCTTAGGAATGAGAGGCACAAGACTTTCCAGAAGAAGGGGAGCAGTGGTCATGCTTCTTGTATTCGGTGTGGGAGTAGCTGCGATCACTACCACCTTGGACTTCGCAGACAGATCCGTTTCCGAATACAAAATTTCTCAAGGAGAAATGTCCGGATTTCGAGCTCTTCTTCTTGCTAAAGCGGGATTCCAAGGAGGGCTTGGAGCTCTACGAAAAATTCCGGAAGAACAGCTCTACCAATCTGGGATCGGTTTAAATCCTCCACCAGTTCCTTTAGGCGGAGGGTTTATCTATTATAAGCTCCAAGGCGAGGACGGAAAAATAAATCTGAACTCAGTCTACAATACCGATACCAAAGATATCAATTTGAGAAACCAGGAAATGGCTCAAAGGCTTTTGGAAAGATTGGGATTGAAAAGAGATATCTTGAACCCACTCATCGATTGGCTGGATGATGACAGCCAGGGAAATTCAGAATCACCGTATTACGAAAAATTGATCCCTCCTCGTAAGATCAAGAACGGATATTTGTATTCTCTTTCCGAACTGACTTCTGTAAAAGGATTCGATCCTAAGATCGTCTACGGTTCTCAAAAACCGCCCGACTATGATGAGAAAAATTCCAAAGATTTCATGACGGATGAGGAGAAGAGTCTGGTCACAGACGCCGATTTCGTGGTAGCCAATAATTTTACCGCCTTCGTCCCATTCCAGAGGAACTACGACGATAGAATCAACTTGAACGCCGCGCCTTACTTCGTTTTAATGTCTCTATCCGATTTTATGACCAGACAGGCGGCCCTGCAGATCATGAAATTGAAGATCAAGAAGGGTGGCTATCTGAAGGAAACCAAGGACCTTGAGACAGTACCTGAGTTCCAGGTGCCTTCTGTGGGAGGCCTTTCCCTGTATAAAGAACTTGCGGGAGAGGGAACCGATGTCTCGGGAGGAAGGATCAAATCCAAAGGGGAAATATACAGAATCACAGCCGTCGGAGAAGTGGGACTTAACTCAAATCAAAATAAGAACGCGGACGTTCTTGCCGGAAAGAAAGTCGTAAGACGGATCACCGGGATTTTTGATTTAACAAATAACATCATGCTATATTATAGAGAAGATTAA
- a CDS encoding type II secretion system protein GspJ, protein MFSSSRIRIRVIRNRYRSGFTLIELVIVAALLGSLLVMVFGTYTSILKITRDNSSNEGVEREKAISAIENVRSTLSMAFYFQSEKRLVFVSRKDRKSEDGKKHPGESSNDQFIVFAAVHPNSEETALPEVREVEYFLRKKEGSESDFYTLVRREDAIVDKYPFAGGLEYELLDNVKSMSFKFSRTGTKWEDEWDSRESKNIPRLIRIELIANLGSKERRFETLAFPGMLIK, encoded by the coding sequence ATGTTTTCTTCTTCTCGCATTAGAATTCGCGTTATACGAAATCGATACAGATCCGGGTTTACTCTGATCGAACTCGTGATTGTCGCAGCACTACTCGGATCTCTACTCGTGATGGTATTCGGGACCTACACTTCTATTTTAAAGATCACAAGAGATAATTCCAGTAACGAAGGTGTAGAAAGAGAAAAGGCGATCTCTGCAATTGAGAATGTCCGAAGCACATTGTCCATGGCATTCTATTTTCAATCGGAGAAGAGACTGGTATTCGTGAGCAGAAAGGACCGCAAATCCGAAGATGGTAAAAAACATCCGGGAGAAAGTTCTAACGATCAATTCATAGTGTTTGCCGCTGTGCATCCCAACTCAGAAGAAACCGCATTGCCCGAAGTAAGAGAAGTGGAGTATTTCCTAAGAAAAAAAGAAGGCTCCGAGTCTGATTTCTATACTCTTGTAAGAAGAGAAGATGCAATCGTAGATAAATATCCGTTTGCTGGCGGATTAGAATACGAACTACTCGACAATGTAAAAAGCATGTCCTTCAAATTCTCCCGCACAGGGACCAAATGGGAAGATGAATGGGACTCCAGAGAAAGTAAGAACATTCCTCGCTTGATCAGAATAGAACTCATCGCAAATTTAGGATCCAAGGAAAGAAGATTCGAGACCTTGGCGTTTCCGGGGATGCTTATCAAATGA
- a CDS encoding type II secretion system protein, with translation MKRTARANSKKKFFRRRRSGFTILEMVLAIGIASAWLAYVLMTVAEGVRLKKFAALQMEATHLAKIKMAQIDSATILQEDTTSGEIPGYKDWKFTTIIKDENLDLLKLSGKGGKKPEDLLGGNSAQNDLIAKRTGNNQGSATGGLINVFHIYVTIEYPTGGRDQQGNLVKEQYTVETFKARMN, from the coding sequence ATGAAACGTACGGCTCGAGCCAACTCTAAGAAGAAGTTTTTTCGAAGAAGACGATCCGGTTTTACCATTTTGGAAATGGTACTAGCGATCGGAATCGCTTCCGCTTGGCTTGCCTACGTGCTCATGACTGTTGCCGAAGGTGTGAGACTCAAGAAATTCGCAGCATTGCAAATGGAAGCAACTCACCTAGCGAAAATAAAAATGGCTCAGATCGATTCGGCAACCATTTTACAAGAAGATACTACTTCCGGAGAGATCCCAGGTTATAAGGACTGGAAATTCACAACAATTATCAAAGATGAAAATCTAGATCTTCTCAAGCTTTCTGGAAAAGGCGGAAAAAAACCGGAGGATCTTTTAGGTGGGAACTCCGCTCAGAACGACCTGATTGCAAAGAGAACTGGAAATAATCAAGGCTCCGCAACAGGAGGTTTGATTAACGTATTCCATATCTATGTGACGATTGAATATCCTACCGGAGGAAGAGACCAGCAAGGAAATCTGGTCAAGGAACAATATACCGTCGAAACATTTAAGGCGAGGATGAATTGA
- a CDS encoding type II secretion system protein, which produces MRTGTNRRRSGFTLIELAIVVSLIGVMFALVLPSLTSLFTPGAQEEAMVLHDVVTFCFRRAKLYQRTVYLQLNIDTETYSVIDMDRDDTGLKELPVFKDRELPSSSSIVDVMDGRGYRYVNGKVRIPFSPLAVSEDFYIHLGPDPEIKRTLIVRRYGGKSEVKDGEVLIPKENLEWYKQNETYGSSQL; this is translated from the coding sequence ATGCGCACGGGGACCAACAGGAGACGTTCCGGTTTCACTCTAATCGAGCTTGCAATCGTAGTATCCTTGATCGGAGTCATGTTCGCCCTCGTGCTTCCTTCCTTAACAAGCCTATTCACTCCGGGAGCCCAAGAAGAAGCCATGGTGCTTCATGATGTGGTTACCTTCTGTTTTCGTAGAGCTAAGCTATACCAAAGAACAGTCTATCTTCAATTGAACATAGATACGGAAACCTACTCGGTCATAGATATGGACAGGGATGATACCGGTTTGAAAGAGCTACCCGTCTTTAAGGATAGGGAATTACCTAGCTCCTCTTCTATCGTAGATGTTATGGATGGAAGGGGATATAGATACGTGAACGGAAAAGTCCGTATTCCTTTTTCTCCTCTTGCAGTGTCCGAAGATTTTTATATCCATTTGGGTCCCGATCCAGAAATCAAGAGAACCTTGATCGTACGAAGATACGGTGGAAAGTCGGAAGTAAAAGATGGTGAAGTTCTGATCCCGAAAGAGAATCTAGAATGGTACAAACAAAATGAAACGTACGGCTCGAGCCAACTCTAA
- the gspG gene encoding type II secretion system major pseudopilin GspG, which produces MKTGNKRRKGFTLIELAIVVAILGALMAIIIVNIDITGVNNDTAALKLRKDKQELRMHLERYAQKFGNYPSEDQGLDALAEKPTTGDVPEDWRPMVNSKDVLKDPWKNPYKLRFDNSGDIQILTYGRDKVEGGEGDNADFDIMKEEEYPPQFSKK; this is translated from the coding sequence TTGAAAACGGGAAATAAAAGAAGAAAAGGATTCACTCTTATCGAGTTAGCCATTGTGGTCGCTATTTTGGGAGCCTTGATGGCAATCATCATCGTAAACATCGACATCACCGGCGTGAATAACGATACAGCAGCTCTGAAACTCCGCAAGGACAAGCAAGAGCTTAGAATGCATTTGGAAAGATACGCGCAGAAATTCGGGAACTATCCTAGCGAAGACCAAGGGTTAGACGCTCTTGCAGAGAAGCCTACTACAGGAGATGTTCCTGAAGACTGGAGACCTATGGTCAATAGCAAAGACGTATTGAAGGACCCTTGGAAAAATCCTTATAAACTTAGGTTCGATAATTCAGGAGATATCCAGATCCTCACTTACGGAAGAGATAAGGTAGAAGGTGGAGAAGGAGATAATGCCGACTTCGACATTATGAAAGAAGAGGAATATCCACCTCAGTTCTCCAAAAAATAA